A region of Rubripirellula tenax DNA encodes the following proteins:
- a CDS encoding VOC family protein, giving the protein MKPQPLIAVVDVPISSRWYQTVLGFESGHGGSDYERLRSGGELVMQLHRCDAHDHPHLGGAATNVCRNGVVLWFETDDVGAAYARAQSHGVEMLETLNVNVNANHREFWMRDPDGYVVVVAGAYGDVG; this is encoded by the coding sequence ATGAAACCACAACCGTTGATTGCTGTTGTCGACGTACCGATTAGCAGTCGCTGGTACCAAACCGTCCTCGGTTTCGAGAGCGGACACGGTGGCTCGGACTATGAACGTCTTCGATCCGGCGGCGAACTGGTCATGCAGTTGCATCGCTGCGACGCTCACGATCATCCGCATCTTGGCGGCGCAGCGACAAACGTATGCAGAAATGGTGTGGTGCTATGGTTCGAAACAGATGACGTCGGTGCCGCTTACGCACGCGCCCAGTCCCATGGCGTCGAAATGCTGGAAACACTGAATGTCAACGTGAACGCGAATCATCGCGAGTTTTGGATGCGCGACCCTGATGGGTACGTTGTGGTCGTGGCTGGCGCATACGGTGACGTTGGTTAG
- a CDS encoding BtrH N-terminal domain-containing protein produces the protein MKLKDFDGFVGQHCETTATGALLRHLGIELSEPMLFGLGQGLGFVYWNMKSMDFPFIGGRIKPDALTDNLCRNLNLELDVSQTTSAKKAWAHVSGPIESGIPVGLKLDCFHLDYFATKVHFAGHYVAMYGFDEEFAYLIDTQQQGMRVQTSLESLASARSEKGPMSSRNLSFTISRRGNVPELSGIVARAIENNAIDYLSPPITNLTYKGIAKASREIKKWFHTSKDVKRDFQTTAMLMERAGTGGALFRNLYRDFLREASELTSNAVFERASITFEDIARRWTRVAQCFHDAGETSDFASIEAASELLVEISSLEKAAMAALQRAASCEN, from the coding sequence ATGAAGCTGAAAGACTTCGACGGATTCGTTGGCCAGCATTGCGAAACGACGGCAACGGGTGCTTTGTTGCGGCATCTGGGTATCGAGCTTTCCGAACCCATGTTGTTCGGGCTTGGTCAAGGACTTGGGTTCGTTTACTGGAACATGAAGTCAATGGATTTCCCGTTCATTGGCGGCCGGATCAAGCCGGATGCGCTGACGGATAATCTTTGTCGCAACTTGAACCTCGAACTCGACGTATCGCAGACGACGTCCGCCAAAAAGGCTTGGGCGCATGTCTCAGGGCCGATTGAGTCTGGGATTCCAGTTGGATTGAAACTTGACTGTTTTCATCTCGATTACTTCGCAACGAAAGTCCACTTCGCGGGGCACTACGTCGCGATGTACGGATTCGACGAAGAGTTTGCGTACCTGATCGACACCCAACAGCAAGGCATGCGCGTACAAACGTCGCTTGAGAGTCTTGCGAGCGCTCGCAGCGAAAAGGGGCCGATGTCGTCGCGGAATTTGTCGTTCACGATCTCGCGTCGCGGCAACGTTCCCGAGCTTTCGGGCATCGTTGCTCGCGCGATCGAAAACAACGCGATCGACTATCTTAGCCCGCCAATCACAAACCTCACCTACAAGGGCATTGCGAAAGCAAGTCGCGAAATCAAGAAGTGGTTCCACACGAGCAAGGACGTCAAACGAGATTTCCAAACCACGGCGATGTTGATGGAGCGCGCGGGTACTGGCGGAGCGTTGTTTCGCAACCTCTATCGCGACTTCCTACGCGAGGCCTCCGAGCTGACGTCGAATGCCGTTTTTGAGAGAGCGTCCATCACGTTCGAGGACATCGCGAGGCGTTGGACCCGAGTCGCCCAATGCTTCCATGACGCTGGCGAAACTTCTGACTTTGCATCGATCGAAGCGGCGTCGGAGTTATTGGTCGAAATCTCGTCACTGGAAAAGGCGGCAATGGCGGCTCTGCAACGTGCGGCGTCATGTGAAAACTAA